Proteins from one Phyllobacterium zundukense genomic window:
- a CDS encoding circularly permuted type 2 ATP-grasp protein — MKPFDEMIKTGGEVRPPYEQLKCWLDTQNPERLAQKSLDAENVFRKTGITFAVYGDEEAAERLIPFDIIPRIITGNEWRRLSQGIEQRVMALNAFLDDIYHRQEIIRAGRIPRELFTHNDAYLPEMVGFRPPGNVYTHIIGVDIVRTEENQFYVLEDNARTPSGVSYMLENRETMMQLFPELFQQIKVRPVETYPKLLRQSLAAVAPPGCKGTPTIAVLTPGIYNSAYFEHAFLADQMGVELVEGSDLKIENGKVVMRTTEGNRAIDVLYRRVDDSFLDPLTFRRDSALGVAGIMDVYRSGNITIANAPGTGIADDKALYSYMPEIVEFYTGRKAILENVPTHRCSEPDTLKYVLENLSDLVVKEVHGSGGYGMLVGPAASKKECEAFALKLKANPKNYIAQPTLALSTTPIMTEKGLAPRHVDLRPFVLVSDRIRITPGGLTRVALKEGSLVVNSSQGGGTKDTWVLDD, encoded by the coding sequence GTGAAGCCATTTGATGAGATGATCAAAACAGGCGGAGAAGTACGCCCGCCATATGAACAGCTAAAATGCTGGCTCGATACGCAGAATCCGGAGCGGTTGGCTCAAAAGTCGCTTGATGCCGAGAACGTTTTTCGCAAGACCGGGATTACATTTGCAGTCTATGGCGACGAGGAAGCTGCCGAACGGCTCATCCCATTCGATATAATTCCCCGCATCATCACCGGCAATGAATGGCGCCGGCTATCACAGGGCATCGAGCAGCGCGTCATGGCGCTCAACGCGTTTCTCGATGATATCTATCACCGCCAGGAGATTATCCGCGCCGGCCGCATTCCGCGTGAACTTTTCACCCACAATGATGCCTATCTGCCGGAAATGGTGGGGTTTAGGCCACCGGGAAACGTCTACACGCATATCATCGGCGTTGATATCGTAAGGACGGAAGAGAACCAGTTCTATGTCCTGGAAGACAATGCGCGCACACCTTCCGGCGTTTCATACATGCTGGAAAACCGCGAAACGATGATGCAGCTGTTTCCAGAGCTGTTCCAGCAGATCAAGGTGCGTCCCGTCGAGACATACCCCAAGCTGCTACGGCAATCATTGGCGGCAGTCGCACCGCCCGGCTGCAAGGGGACGCCCACCATCGCGGTGCTGACGCCAGGCATCTATAACTCCGCCTACTTCGAACACGCCTTTCTCGCCGATCAGATGGGTGTGGAGCTCGTCGAAGGCAGCGACCTCAAGATTGAGAATGGCAAGGTCGTCATGCGGACGACAGAAGGCAACCGCGCCATCGATGTACTCTACCGACGAGTCGACGACTCTTTCCTTGATCCCCTCACCTTCCGCCGCGATTCAGCGCTCGGCGTTGCCGGGATCATGGATGTCTATCGCTCGGGGAACATCACTATCGCCAACGCGCCCGGCACGGGGATTGCCGACGACAAGGCGCTCTACTCCTATATGCCGGAGATCGTTGAATTCTACACAGGACGCAAGGCGATCTTGGAAAATGTGCCGACGCATCGCTGCTCGGAACCGGACACGCTCAAATATGTGCTCGAAAACCTTTCTGATCTGGTGGTCAAGGAAGTTCACGGCTCCGGCGGATACGGGATGCTGGTCGGTCCGGCGGCTTCCAAGAAGGAATGCGAAGCCTTCGCTCTTAAACTGAAGGCCAACCCGAAAAACTACATCGCACAACCAACGCTTGCGCTTTCGACAACGCCGATCATGACCGAAAAAGGTTTGGCGCCGCGCCACGTGGATTTGCGGCCCTTCGTGCTCGTGTCTGACCGCATCCGCATCACACCTGGCGGTCTGACGCGTGTCGCATTGAAAGAGGGCTCGCTCGTGGTCAATTCCAGTCAAGGTGGAGGTACGAAGGATACCTGGGTGCTGGACGACTAG